A single Pseudomonas brassicacearum DNA region contains:
- the hemL gene encoding glutamate-1-semialdehyde 2,1-aminomutase: MSRSETLFANAQKHIPGGVNSPVRAFKSVGGTPLFFKHAEGAYVTDEDDKRYVDYVGSWGPMILGHSHPDVLDAVRKQLVHGLSYGAPTAMETEMADLVCSIVPSMEMVRMVSSGTEATMSAIRLARGFTGRDSIIKFEGCYHGHSDSLLVKAGSGALTQGVPSSAGVPAAFAKHTLTLPFNDLEEVEKMLGEVGQEVACIIVEPVAGNMNCVPPAPGFLEGLRSLCDQHGVVLIFDEVMTGFRVALGGAQAHYGVTPDLSTFGKIIGGGMPVGCFGGKRKIMECIAPLGPVYQAGTLSGNPLAMAAGLTTLRLISRPGFHAELTDYTTRLLDGLQVRADAAGIPFVTTQAGGMFGLYFSGADDIVTFEDVMASDADRFKRFFHLMLDGGVYLAPSAFEAGFTSIAHGETELKITLDAAERAFAALK; the protein is encoded by the coding sequence ATGTCCCGTTCCGAAACCCTGTTTGCCAATGCCCAGAAACACATCCCCGGCGGCGTGAACTCGCCCGTTCGTGCGTTCAAGAGCGTTGGCGGCACCCCGCTTTTCTTCAAGCACGCCGAAGGCGCGTACGTCACCGACGAAGACGACAAGCGCTATGTGGATTACGTCGGCTCCTGGGGCCCGATGATCCTCGGCCACAGCCATCCGGACGTGCTGGATGCGGTGCGCAAGCAACTGGTACACGGCCTGTCCTACGGCGCCCCGACCGCGATGGAAACCGAGATGGCCGACCTGGTTTGCTCGATCGTGCCGTCGATGGAAATGGTGCGCATGGTCAGCTCCGGCACCGAAGCGACCATGAGCGCGATCCGCCTGGCGCGGGGTTTTACCGGCCGCGACAGCATCATCAAGTTCGAAGGCTGCTACCACGGCCACTCCGACAGCCTGCTGGTCAAGGCCGGCTCCGGCGCCCTGACCCAGGGCGTGCCGAGCTCGGCCGGCGTACCGGCGGCGTTCGCCAAACACACCCTGACCCTGCCGTTCAACGACCTTGAAGAAGTCGAGAAAATGCTCGGCGAAGTCGGCCAGGAAGTGGCGTGCATCATCGTCGAGCCAGTGGCCGGCAACATGAACTGCGTGCCACCGGCACCGGGTTTCCTCGAAGGCCTGCGCAGCCTGTGCGACCAGCATGGCGTGGTGTTGATTTTCGATGAAGTGATGACCGGTTTCCGCGTGGCCCTCGGCGGCGCCCAGGCCCATTACGGCGTCACGCCGGACCTGAGCACCTTCGGCAAGATCATCGGCGGCGGCATGCCGGTGGGCTGCTTCGGCGGCAAGCGCAAGATCATGGAATGCATCGCCCCGCTGGGCCCGGTCTACCAGGCCGGCACCTTGTCGGGCAACCCACTGGCCATGGCCGCCGGCCTGACCACGCTGCGCCTGATCAGCCGCCCGGGTTTCCACGCCGAACTGACCGACTACACCACCCGCCTGCTCGACGGCCTGCAAGTTCGCGCTGACGCGGCAGGCATCCCCTTCGTGACCACCCAGGCCGGCGGCATGTTCGGCCTGTACTTCAGTGGTGCCGATGACATCGTCACCTTCGAAGACGTGATGGCCAGCGACGCCGACCGTTTCAAGCGGTTCTTCCACCTGATGCTCGACGGTGGTGTGTACCTGGCCCCGAGCGCATTCGAAGCCGGCTTCACCTCCATCGCCCATGGCGAGACCGAGCTGAAGATCACCCTCGATGCGGCCGAACGGGCCTTTGCTGCACTGAAGTAA
- a CDS encoding hybrid sensor histidine kinase/response regulator produces the protein MRYLLMLLLCLSPLASALEFDEFTQNLPLGHALQVFEDADGTATIDDVLAQAGAGAFKPHDQGTLNAGYSRSAFWLKIDLHYRPANPDTQRTWLLELAYPPLDHLDLYLPDAAGAYRLVRQTGDALPFASREVRQNNYLFSLAFKPEQQQTLYLRLQSQGSIQAPLTLWSSTAYLEQQPVRLYVLGIIYGVLLGMLVYNLFIYLSVRDTSYLYYIFYIASFGLYQLSVNGAAVEYFWPDNPWWANAATPFFIGCAGLFGSQFARSFLQTAQHSRWLDRLLLALIAYSAVVVGLSLMTSYALALRLATALALLFTVTIFAAGLFAWWRGLRVARYFIIAWSAFLLGGIVNTLMVLGYLPNVFLTMYASQIGSAIEVALLSLALADRINAMREQQAQTLLDAGQKLEVLNQQLAHGNKLKDEFLATLTHELRTPMNGVIGSLELMETVEMDEELTQYQQTAAGSARDMMRMVNGILTLTELQAGKLKVYPAPFSLRGMVDALQVQFGANAAAKGLDFKVDVSPGLTDRLLGDSGKLAQSLECLLDNAIKFTRVGGLALRVSGRPTALDRLMLSFAVIDTGIGFTDLGEATLYQRFFQLDGSMTREYGGLGVGLAICRQLVELLGGRLTHTSEPGRGSRFQLDVEFDVALPAAVPTPFSFGGHQGSRQPQDCTVLLADDSSIDQLVMRGMLLKLGYRVRTADSGRAALDLLHGERFDAVLLDCQLPPLDGVSLCCQIHTLSGCEQLPVLVVSPNVGRECCPSGAQIDYLSKPVKFEALQAMLQRRVLCPRQGESADI, from the coding sequence ATGCGCTATTTGCTGATGTTGTTGTTGTGCTTGTCCCCTCTGGCAAGTGCCCTTGAATTCGATGAATTCACCCAAAACCTGCCGTTGGGCCATGCCCTGCAGGTGTTCGAAGATGCGGACGGCACGGCCACCATTGACGATGTCCTGGCCCAGGCTGGCGCCGGTGCTTTCAAGCCCCACGACCAAGGCACGCTGAACGCCGGTTACTCGCGATCCGCCTTCTGGTTGAAAATCGACCTGCACTATCGCCCCGCCAACCCGGACACCCAGCGCACCTGGCTGCTGGAACTGGCGTACCCGCCGCTGGATCACCTCGATTTGTACCTGCCCGATGCGGCGGGGGCCTATCGCCTGGTTCGCCAGACCGGTGATGCGTTGCCGTTTGCCAGTCGCGAGGTCCGCCAGAACAACTACCTCTTCAGCCTGGCTTTCAAACCCGAACAACAGCAGACCCTCTACCTGCGCCTGCAAAGCCAGGGGTCGATCCAGGCGCCGCTGACGCTGTGGTCGAGCACCGCTTATCTGGAACAACAGCCGGTGCGCTTGTATGTACTGGGGATCATCTATGGCGTGCTGCTGGGGATGCTGGTCTACAACCTGTTCATCTACCTGAGCGTGCGCGATACCAGCTACCTCTATTACATCTTCTACATTGCCTCGTTCGGCCTGTATCAGTTGTCGGTCAACGGTGCCGCCGTGGAGTACTTCTGGCCGGATAACCCCTGGTGGGCCAACGCCGCGACGCCGTTCTTCATCGGCTGCGCGGGCCTGTTTGGCAGCCAGTTCGCCCGCAGCTTCCTGCAAACCGCCCAGCATAGCCGTTGGCTGGACCGCTTGCTGCTGGCGCTGATCGCCTACAGCGCCGTGGTAGTCGGCCTGTCGCTGATGACCAGTTATGCCCTGGCGCTGCGCCTGGCGACGGCATTGGCGCTGCTGTTCACGGTGACGATCTTTGCCGCCGGGCTGTTTGCCTGGTGGCGTGGCCTGCGGGTGGCGCGTTATTTCATCATTGCCTGGTCGGCGTTTCTGCTGGGGGGCATCGTCAATACGTTGATGGTGCTCGGTTACCTGCCGAACGTTTTCCTGACCATGTACGCCAGCCAGATCGGCTCGGCCATTGAAGTGGCGCTGCTGTCCCTGGCCCTGGCCGACCGCATCAACGCCATGCGCGAACAGCAGGCCCAGACCCTCTTGGATGCCGGGCAGAAGCTCGAAGTACTCAACCAGCAACTGGCCCATGGCAATAAGCTCAAGGATGAATTCCTCGCCACCTTGACTCATGAGCTGCGCACGCCGATGAATGGCGTGATCGGTTCCCTGGAGTTGATGGAAACCGTCGAGATGGACGAGGAACTGACCCAGTATCAACAGACCGCCGCCGGTTCGGCGCGGGACATGATGCGCATGGTCAACGGCATCCTCACCCTGACCGAGTTGCAGGCCGGCAAACTCAAGGTCTATCCGGCACCGTTCAGCCTGCGTGGGATGGTCGATGCGCTGCAGGTGCAGTTCGGCGCCAATGCCGCGGCCAAGGGCCTGGACTTCAAGGTCGACGTGTCCCCAGGCCTGACGGACCGGTTGCTCGGCGACAGCGGCAAGCTGGCCCAGAGCCTGGAATGCCTGCTGGACAACGCCATCAAGTTCACCCGGGTTGGCGGCCTGGCCCTGCGCGTCAGCGGCAGGCCGACAGCGCTCGATCGGCTGATGCTGTCCTTTGCCGTCATTGACACCGGGATCGGTTTTACCGACCTGGGAGAGGCGACCTTGTACCAACGCTTCTTCCAACTCGACGGCTCGATGACCCGCGAATACGGCGGCCTCGGCGTGGGCCTGGCCATCTGCCGGCAACTGGTGGAACTGCTGGGCGGACGCCTGACCCACACCTCCGAACCCGGTCGTGGCAGCCGTTTTCAGTTGGACGTGGAGTTTGACGTGGCCTTGCCGGCGGCGGTCCCGACGCCGTTTTCCTTCGGTGGCCACCAGGGCTCGCGCCAACCGCAGGATTGCACGGTGCTACTGGCCGATGACAGCAGCATCGATCAGTTGGTCATGCGGGGCATGTTGCTCAAGCTCGGGTATCGGGTGCGCACCGCCGACAGTGGCCGCGCCGCGCTGGATCTGCTGCACGGCGAGCGCTTTGATGCGGTGCTGCTCGATTGCCAGTTGCCGCCGCTGGACGGCGTGTCGCTCTGCTGCCAGATCCACACCTTGTCCGGTTGCGAGCAATTGCCGGTGCTGGTGGTCAGCCCGAACGTGGGGCGCGAGTGCTGTCCCTCGGGCGCGCAGATCGATTACTTGAGCAAACCGGTGAAATTCGAGGCGCTGCAGGCGATGCTCCAGCGTCGGGTGCTTTGTCCAAGGCAGGGTGAAAGCGCCGACATTTAG
- the thiE gene encoding thiamine phosphate synthase, producing the protein MKLRGLYAITDSQLLAGKFLAYVEAALEGGVTLLQYRDKSSDEARRLREAEALRNLCERYKTQLIINDDAELAARLGVGVHLGQTDGPLAPVRALLGHKAIVGATCHASLALAEQAASEGASYVAFGRFFNSNTKPGAPSANLELLEQAHLKLHIPVCAIGGITLDNAAPLVAHGVDLLAVVHGLFGADSTTEVTRRARAFNELLQIK; encoded by the coding sequence ATGAAATTACGTGGCCTTTACGCCATCACCGATAGCCAACTGCTGGCCGGCAAGTTCCTCGCTTATGTCGAAGCAGCGCTGGAAGGTGGCGTCACCCTGCTGCAATACCGCGACAAAAGCAGCGACGAGGCCCGCCGCCTGCGCGAAGCCGAAGCCCTGCGCAACCTGTGCGAGCGCTACAAGACCCAGCTGATCATCAACGATGACGCCGAACTGGCCGCACGCCTGGGCGTCGGTGTGCACCTGGGCCAGACTGATGGCCCTTTGGCGCCAGTGCGGGCACTGCTCGGGCACAAGGCGATCGTCGGAGCCACCTGCCACGCCAGCCTGGCATTGGCCGAACAGGCCGCCAGCGAAGGCGCCAGCTATGTCGCGTTCGGGCGCTTCTTCAACTCCAACACCAAGCCCGGCGCCCCCAGCGCAAACCTTGAACTGCTCGAACAGGCGCACCTCAAGCTGCATATTCCGGTGTGCGCCATCGGCGGCATCACCCTGGACAACGCCGCCCCGCTGGTGGCCCATGGGGTCGACCTGCTGGCGGTGGTCCACGGCCTGTTCGGCGCCGACAGCACCACTGAAGTGACGCGCCGCGCCCGCGCCTTCAACGAGCTGCTGCAGATCAAATAG
- a CDS encoding hydroxymethylpyrimidine/phosphomethylpyrimidine kinase, with product MNIYSSRPVVLCLSGHDPSGGAGLQADIEALLAQGCHAAPAVTALTVQDTVNVSDFRVLDRAWVLAQANAVLNDAQVAAVKLGMLGSLEMVDTVVELLQAHPHLPMVCDPVLRAGGGGRLGKDEVGYAMRERLLPLAIIATPNLPEARILAELPEGSADECAEKLLPFVKHLLITGGHGDEHEVHNRLYSRDGRRETFTCQRLPGSYHGSGCTLASALAGRLAQGEQLASAVKTALDYTWRTLRDAEQLGKGQFVPRRLPLDFCS from the coding sequence ATGAATATCTACAGCTCTCGCCCCGTTGTCCTCTGCCTCTCCGGCCACGATCCCAGTGGTGGCGCCGGTTTGCAGGCAGATATCGAAGCCCTGCTTGCCCAGGGTTGTCATGCCGCCCCTGCCGTTACCGCCTTGACCGTGCAAGACACCGTCAACGTCAGCGATTTCCGGGTGCTCGACCGAGCGTGGGTGTTGGCACAAGCCAATGCCGTGCTCAACGATGCCCAGGTGGCGGCGGTCAAACTGGGGATGCTTGGCTCCCTGGAAATGGTCGACACGGTGGTCGAGTTGCTCCAGGCGCACCCGCACCTGCCCATGGTCTGCGACCCGGTGCTGCGCGCCGGCGGTGGCGGGCGCCTGGGCAAGGATGAGGTCGGCTACGCCATGCGCGAACGCCTGCTGCCCCTGGCAATCATCGCCACCCCCAACCTGCCTGAAGCACGCATCCTCGCCGAACTGCCCGAGGGCAGCGCCGATGAGTGCGCGGAAAAACTGCTGCCCTTCGTCAAACACCTGTTGATCACCGGTGGTCACGGCGACGAACATGAAGTCCATAATCGCCTGTACAGCCGCGATGGCCGGCGCGAAACCTTTACCTGCCAGCGTCTGCCCGGCAGTTACCACGGTTCCGGCTGTACCCTGGCCAGCGCCCTGGCGGGCCGGTTGGCCCAGGGCGAACAGCTCGCCAGCGCCGTCAAGACGGCGCTGGATTACACCTGGCGCACCTTGCGCGATGCCGAACAACTGGGCAAAGGCCAGTTCGTACCGCGTCGCCTGCCGCTGGATTTCTGCTCGTAG